One segment of Purpureocillium takamizusanense chromosome 7, complete sequence DNA contains the following:
- a CDS encoding uncharacterized protein (EggNog:ENOG503NXJJ~COG:Q) — MAEAVPIPEPPGLPLIGNLAEFTTSPLKDLLRLADTYGDIFRLYLGTRPVVFASTNELVNELCDEKRFHKSLGSALRIVREGVHDGLFTAYDDEPNWDKAHRILIPAFGPLSIRGMFDEMHDIATQLAMKFARHGPQAPIAVSDDFTRMALDTLALCAMDFRFNSYYHEEMHPFIKAMGDFLTESSRRSKRPSFAPNFLYRAANEKFYNDIAVMRQTADEVVEARKKNPTDRKDLLNAMLNGADPKTGEKLSDANITDQLITFLIAGHETTSGMMSFAFYYLLKNPSAYRKVQQEVDEVIGRGKVTVDHVTKLPYIAAVLRETLRISSTIPGFTVEPYQDTLLAGKYLVRKGESITALLARAHLDPVVYGEDAREFRPERMSDDSFAQLNKEFPNCWKPFGNGKRGCIGRPFAWQEAMLAMAMLFQNFNFTLDDPNYNLQIQETMTIKPKDFYMKASLRHGMTPTELEQHLAGKLSSEHYHAMSRKASSNISASAGKPLAVFYGSNSGTCEALAQRIAADAPRHGFRASTVAPLDDANQKIPKDRPVVIITASYEGQPPSNAALFVAWMESLKGKEMENVSYAVFGCGHRDWVQTFHRIPKLVDSKLDELGGKRIVPLATTDAAERDMFSDFETWEDESLWPALQELYGTEDSGDGDGDGLNVEVSLPRKSTLRQDVEEALVVSSKTLADTGSVKKHIEIQLPTGMTYRAGDYLAVLPFNPQKTVSRVFRRFKLSWDASLKISSDRPTTLPTDTVISAADVLSAYVELSQPATKRNIQALADATQDQAVVQKLQNLAGEDYHENITVKRISILDLLEQFSTIALPFGSYLSMLPPMRVRQYSISSSPLADPSKVTLTYSVLEQPALSGQGSHVGVATNFLACLMPGERLHVAVRPSKSFHLPSDAENTPIVCVAAGSGMAPFRGFMQERAAMIGAGRKVAPALLFFGCRYPDKDDLYADELARWEELGAVEVRRAYSRAPEKSFGCQYVQHRLSHDRAEVYKLWDRGAKIYVCGSRDVGKAVEAVCIDMVQESGSSKEVTEEKAKSWFEQQRNERYVTDVFD, encoded by the exons atggccgaggcaGTCCCCATCCCCGAGCCCCCGGGTTTGCCCTTGATTGGCAACCTGGCTGAGTTTACTACGAGCCCACTCAAGGATCTCCTGCGGCTCGCAGATACATATG GGGACATCTTCCGACTCTACCTTGGCACGAGGCCCGTCGTTTTTGCTAGCACCAATGAGCTCGTCAACGAGCTTTGCGATGAGAAGCGATTCCACAAGTCTCTGGGATCCGCGCTCAGG ATTGTTCGTGAAGGTGTCCACGATGGTCTTTTCACT GCGTACGATGATGAGCCCAACTGGGATAAAGCTCATCGCATTCTCATTCCTGCATTTGGACCCTTGTCCATCCGTGGCATGTTCGACGAAATGCATGACATTGCAACGCAGCTTGCCATGAAGTTTGCACGCCACGGCCCTCAAGCCCCCATTGCCGTGTCCGACGACTTTACGCGCATGGCGCTCGACACATTAGCGCTGTGTGCCATGGACTTTCGCTTCAACTCGTACTACCATGAAGAGATGCACCCGttcatcaaggccatgggGGATTTCTTGACCGAAAGCAGTCGTCGCAGCAAGCGTCCTTCGTTTGCGCCCAACTTCCTCtaccgcgccgccaacgaaAAGTTCTACAACGACATTGCGGTAATGAGACAgaccgccgacgaggtcgtcgaggcgcgcaaGAAGAACCCCACCGACAGGAAGGATCTCCTCAACGCTATGCTTAACGGCGCCGACCCAAAGACGGGCGAGAAACTGAGTGATGCAAACATCACTGACCAGCTCATCACATTCCTCATCGCTGGCCACGAGACGACGTCAGGTATGATGTCGTTTGCATTCTACTATCTTCTCAAGAACCCGAGCGCCTACCGCAAGGTGCAGCAAGAGGTGGATGAGGTTATTGGCCGGGGAAAGGTGACGGTCGACCATGTCACAAAGCTTCCGTATATTGCGGCT GTTCTTAGGGAGACCCTGCGAATCAGCTCGACCATCCCGGGCTTCACCGTTGAGCCCTATCAAGACACTTTGCTCGCGGGCAAGTACTTGGTGCGCAAGGGTGAATCCATTACAGCGCTTCTTGCTCGAGCTCATCTAGACCCGGTGGTGTacggcgaggatgcccgCGAGTTCAGGCCGGAGCGCATGTCGGATGACAGTTTCGCCCAGCTAAACAAAGAGTTCCCCAACTGCTGGAAGCCCTTTGGGAACGGCAAGCGGGGTTGTATTGGACGACCGTTCGCATGGCAAGAGGCCATGCTCGCGATGGCAATGCTCTTCCAGAACTTCAACTTCACCTTGGACGACCCAAACTACAACCTCCAAATCCAGGAGACGATGACCATCAAACCCAAGGACTTTTATATGAAAGCGAGCCTCAGGCACGGCATGACACCCACGGAGCTGGAGCAACATCTTGCCGGCAAGCTTTCTTCGGAGCACTACCACGCCATGTCAAGGAAGGCGTCTTCCAATatctcggcctcggctgGCAAGCCGCTGGCCGTCTTTTACGGCTCCAACAGCGGAACTTGCGAGGCTCTGGCCCAGAGAATCGCAGCGGATGCGCCTCGGCATGGTTTCAGGGCTTCGACGGTCGCACCTCTTGACGATGCCAACCAGAAAATTCCAAAGGATCGTCCCGTCGTTATCATTACAGCATCGTATGAGGGCCAGCCCCCGTCGAATGCGGCGCTGTTTGTTGCCTGGATGGAAAGCCTTAAGGGCAAGGAGATGGAGAACGTATCGTACGCCGTCTTTGGCTGCGGCCACCGCGACTGGGTCCAGACGTTTCACCGGATTCCCAAGCTCGTGGATTcgaagctcgacgagctcggcggcaagCGCATTGTGCCCTTGGCCACCACGGATGCTGCAGAGCGAGACATGTTTAGCGACTTTGAAACTTGGGAGGACGAGTCGCTGTGGCCAGCCCTGCAAGAGTTATACGGCACCGAAGACAGCGGTGATGGggatggcgatggcctcaACGTGGAAGTTTCGCTTCCTCGCAAGTCGACGCTGCGCCAggatgtcgaggaggcgcttGTGGTCTCGAGCAAGACTTTAGCGGACACTGGCTCCGTGAAGAAGCACATCGAGATCCAGCTTCCCACTGGGATGACATACAGGGCAGGCGACTACCTGGCAGTGTTGCCATTCAACCCACAGAAGACCGTCTCTCGTGTCTTCCGGCGGTTCAAGCTGTCTTGGGACGCCTCGCTCAAGATCAGCTCGGACCGACCAACGACTTTGCCAACGGACACTGTCATCTCTGCGGCTGACGTGCTTAGCGCGTATGTTGAGTTGAGCCAGCCGGCAACAAAAAGA AACATTCAAGCGCTGGCAGATGCGACACAAGATCAGGCCGTCGTTCAGAAGCTACAAAActtggccggcgaggactATCATGAGAATATTACCGTCAAGCGTATATCGATCCTTGATCTGCTGGAACAGTTCTCCACTATCGCCTTACCGTTTGGCTCTTATCTGAGCATGCTCCCGCCAATGCGTGTTCGTCAATA CTCTatttcctcgtcgccgctaGCCGATCCCTCCAAGGTGACGCTCACGTACTCCGTTCTGGAGCAACCGGCATTATCCGGCCAAGGGTCACACGTTGGAGTAGCCACCAACTTCCTGGCCTGTCTCATGCCAGGAGAGCGTCTCCACGTCGCAGTCCGACCGTCCAAGTCGTTCCACCTACCAAGCGATGCCGAAAACACGCCTATCGTGTGTGTTGCAGCCGGGTCCGGCATGGCGCCCTTCCGAGGGTTCATGCAAGAGCGGGCCGCCATGATCGGTGCCGGACGCAAGGTGGCCCCGGCCCTCCTGTTCTTCGGGTGCCGATATCCTGACAAGGACGACCTGTACGCGGACGAACTTGCTCGATgggaggagctcggcgcagTCGAGGTAAGGCGGGCGTACTCGCGTGCCCCGGAGAAGTCTTTTGGCTGCCAGTACGTGCAGCATCGCCTGTCGCACGATCGGGCCGAGGTCTACAAATTGTGGGATCGCGGGGCCAAGATATACGTGTGTGGCAGCCGCGATGTAGGCAAGGCAGTCGAAGCGGTCTGCATCGACATGGTGCAGGAGAGCGGCAGCTCCAAGGAAGTTACCGAGGAGAAGGCCAAATCCTGGtttgagcagcagcgcaacgAGCGATACGTCACCGACGTCTTTGACTGA
- a CDS encoding uncharacterized protein (EggNog:ENOG503NXJJ~COG:Q) has protein sequence MFDEMHDIATQLAMKFARHGPQAPIAVSDDFTRMALDTLALCAMDFRFNSYYHEEMHPFIKAMGDFLTESSRRSKRPSFAPNFLYRAANEKFYNDIAVMRQTADEVVEARKKNPTDRKDLLNAMLNGADPKTGEKLSDANITDQLITFLIAGHETTSGMMSFAFYYLLKNPSAYRKVQQEVDEVIGRGKVTVDHVTKLPYIAAVLRETLRISSTIPGFTVEPYQDTLLAGKYLVRKGESITALLARAHLDPVVYGEDAREFRPERMSDDSFAQLNKEFPNCWKPFGNGKRGCIGRPFAWQEAMLAMAMLFQNFNFTLDDPNYNLQIQETMTIKPKDFYMKASLRHGMTPTELEQHLAGKLSSEHYHAMSRKASSNISASAGKPLAVFYGSNSGTCEALAQRIAADAPRHGFRASTVAPLDDANQKIPKDRPVVIITASYEGQPPSNAALFVAWMESLKGKEMENVSYAVFGCGHRDWVQTFHRIPKLVDSKLDELGGKRIVPLATTDAAERDMFSDFETWEDESLWPALQELYGTEDSGDGDGDGLNVEVSLPRKSTLRQDVEEALVVSSKTLADTGSVKKHIEIQLPTGMTYRAGDYLAVLPFNPQKTVSRVFRRFKLSWDASLKISSDRPTTLPTDTVISAADVLSAYVELSQPATKRNIQALADATQDQAVVQKLQNLAGEDYHENITVKRISILDLLEQFSTIALPFGSYLSMLPPMRVRQYSISSSPLADPSKVTLTYSVLEQPALSGQGSHVGVATNFLACLMPGERLHVAVRPSKSFHLPSDAENTPIVCVAAGSGMAPFRGFMQERAAMIGAGRKVAPALLFFGCRYPDKDDLYADELARWEELGAVEVRRAYSRAPEKSFGCQYVQHRLSHDRAEVYKLWDRGAKIYVCGSRDVGKAVEAVCIDMVQESGSSKEVTEEKAKSWFEQQRNERYVTDVFD, from the exons ATGTTCGACGAAATGCATGACATTGCAACGCAGCTTGCCATGAAGTTTGCACGCCACGGCCCTCAAGCCCCCATTGCCGTGTCCGACGACTTTACGCGCATGGCGCTCGACACATTAGCGCTGTGTGCCATGGACTTTCGCTTCAACTCGTACTACCATGAAGAGATGCACCCGttcatcaaggccatgggGGATTTCTTGACCGAAAGCAGTCGTCGCAGCAAGCGTCCTTCGTTTGCGCCCAACTTCCTCtaccgcgccgccaacgaaAAGTTCTACAACGACATTGCGGTAATGAGACAgaccgccgacgaggtcgtcgaggcgcgcaaGAAGAACCCCACCGACAGGAAGGATCTCCTCAACGCTATGCTTAACGGCGCCGACCCAAAGACGGGCGAGAAACTGAGTGATGCAAACATCACTGACCAGCTCATCACATTCCTCATCGCTGGCCACGAGACGACGTCAGGTATGATGTCGTTTGCATTCTACTATCTTCTCAAGAACCCGAGCGCCTACCGCAAGGTGCAGCAAGAGGTGGATGAGGTTATTGGCCGGGGAAAGGTGACGGTCGACCATGTCACAAAGCTTCCGTATATTGCGGCT GTTCTTAGGGAGACCCTGCGAATCAGCTCGACCATCCCGGGCTTCACCGTTGAGCCCTATCAAGACACTTTGCTCGCGGGCAAGTACTTGGTGCGCAAGGGTGAATCCATTACAGCGCTTCTTGCTCGAGCTCATCTAGACCCGGTGGTGTacggcgaggatgcccgCGAGTTCAGGCCGGAGCGCATGTCGGATGACAGTTTCGCCCAGCTAAACAAAGAGTTCCCCAACTGCTGGAAGCCCTTTGGGAACGGCAAGCGGGGTTGTATTGGACGACCGTTCGCATGGCAAGAGGCCATGCTCGCGATGGCAATGCTCTTCCAGAACTTCAACTTCACCTTGGACGACCCAAACTACAACCTCCAAATCCAGGAGACGATGACCATCAAACCCAAGGACTTTTATATGAAAGCGAGCCTCAGGCACGGCATGACACCCACGGAGCTGGAGCAACATCTTGCCGGCAAGCTTTCTTCGGAGCACTACCACGCCATGTCAAGGAAGGCGTCTTCCAATatctcggcctcggctgGCAAGCCGCTGGCCGTCTTTTACGGCTCCAACAGCGGAACTTGCGAGGCTCTGGCCCAGAGAATCGCAGCGGATGCGCCTCGGCATGGTTTCAGGGCTTCGACGGTCGCACCTCTTGACGATGCCAACCAGAAAATTCCAAAGGATCGTCCCGTCGTTATCATTACAGCATCGTATGAGGGCCAGCCCCCGTCGAATGCGGCGCTGTTTGTTGCCTGGATGGAAAGCCTTAAGGGCAAGGAGATGGAGAACGTATCGTACGCCGTCTTTGGCTGCGGCCACCGCGACTGGGTCCAGACGTTTCACCGGATTCCCAAGCTCGTGGATTcgaagctcgacgagctcggcggcaagCGCATTGTGCCCTTGGCCACCACGGATGCTGCAGAGCGAGACATGTTTAGCGACTTTGAAACTTGGGAGGACGAGTCGCTGTGGCCAGCCCTGCAAGAGTTATACGGCACCGAAGACAGCGGTGATGGggatggcgatggcctcaACGTGGAAGTTTCGCTTCCTCGCAAGTCGACGCTGCGCCAggatgtcgaggaggcgcttGTGGTCTCGAGCAAGACTTTAGCGGACACTGGCTCCGTGAAGAAGCACATCGAGATCCAGCTTCCCACTGGGATGACATACAGGGCAGGCGACTACCTGGCAGTGTTGCCATTCAACCCACAGAAGACCGTCTCTCGTGTCTTCCGGCGGTTCAAGCTGTCTTGGGACGCCTCGCTCAAGATCAGCTCGGACCGACCAACGACTTTGCCAACGGACACTGTCATCTCTGCGGCTGACGTGCTTAGCGCGTATGTTGAGTTGAGCCAGCCGGCAACAAAAAGA AACATTCAAGCGCTGGCAGATGCGACACAAGATCAGGCCGTCGTTCAGAAGCTACAAAActtggccggcgaggactATCATGAGAATATTACCGTCAAGCGTATATCGATCCTTGATCTGCTGGAACAGTTCTCCACTATCGCCTTACCGTTTGGCTCTTATCTGAGCATGCTCCCGCCAATGCGTGTTCGTCAATA CTCTatttcctcgtcgccgctaGCCGATCCCTCCAAGGTGACGCTCACGTACTCCGTTCTGGAGCAACCGGCATTATCCGGCCAAGGGTCACACGTTGGAGTAGCCACCAACTTCCTGGCCTGTCTCATGCCAGGAGAGCGTCTCCACGTCGCAGTCCGACCGTCCAAGTCGTTCCACCTACCAAGCGATGCCGAAAACACGCCTATCGTGTGTGTTGCAGCCGGGTCCGGCATGGCGCCCTTCCGAGGGTTCATGCAAGAGCGGGCCGCCATGATCGGTGCCGGACGCAAGGTGGCCCCGGCCCTCCTGTTCTTCGGGTGCCGATATCCTGACAAGGACGACCTGTACGCGGACGAACTTGCTCGATgggaggagctcggcgcagTCGAGGTAAGGCGGGCGTACTCGCGTGCCCCGGAGAAGTCTTTTGGCTGCCAGTACGTGCAGCATCGCCTGTCGCACGATCGGGCCGAGGTCTACAAATTGTGGGATCGCGGGGCCAAGATATACGTGTGTGGCAGCCGCGATGTAGGCAAGGCAGTCGAAGCGGTCTGCATCGACATGGTGCAGGAGAGCGGCAGCTCCAAGGAAGTTACCGAGGAGAAGGCCAAATCCTGGtttgagcagcagcgcaacgAGCGATACGTCACCGACGTCTTTGACTGA
- a CDS encoding uncharacterized protein (COG:V~EggNog:ENOG503NUUW~TransMembrane:1 (o196-215i)~MEROPS:MER0047634~CAZy:CE10): MDGLKPITPSTTAASVATSTASSTAPSELTTPAGLSPAPSGADTPDYVNPLESSSRWYLTAKASAVRYAANLGFSISNRSDPPAPTHSRDIWLDSTLSEWKGPQKIKVEVWVPPRISVGPRAAVINFHGGGWILGQGTDDARWAGAVMGALDAVVFTVNYRLAPSYPFPTPVEDCVDAIFQIVARATEFGIDADRIILAGFSAGATIALSSWIVLQEPHRWDYKLPAASPDIAGLVVFYPTLDITITRPEKRQTCTKPELTLSPGLTDLIDASYVYPPVPREQRTDPRLSPGLMPDELLKKMPPIHLCLCEYDMLLAEGIRFAKRLQSHDMPFSVRVVEGEAHGWDKPPPMTPKESVNVEYGEATQAMARWLCQDCETDRESLNSMRTKRPRIRRPRYLSFRSRSAR, translated from the coding sequence ATGGACGGACTGAAGCCCATCACCCCCTCCACCACTGCGGCCAGCGTTGCCACGAGCACTGCGTCGAGCACCGCGCCCAGTGAATTGACCACTCCTGCCGGCCTCAGCCCTGCGCCCTCGGGTGCCGACACCCCGGACTATGTGAACCCCCTAGAGTCCAGCTCGCGATGGTACCTGACTGCCAAGGCATCTGCCGTCCGCTACGCCGCGAACCTGGGCTTCAGCATATCCAACCGATCCGACCCCCCGGCCCCGACGCATTCACGGGACATCTGGCTCGACTCCACGCTGTCTGAGTGGAAGGGGCCGCAAAAGATTAAGGTTGAGGTCTGGGTGCCGCCTCGAATTTCAGtcggccctcgcgccgccgtcatcaactTCCACGGCGGTGGTTGGATCCTCGGTCAGGGCACCGACGATGCCCGTTGGGCCGGCGCTGTGATGGGCGCTCTGGACGCCGTCGTATTCACTGTCAATTATCGCCTCGCCCCGAGCTACCCCTTCCCCACACCCGTCGAGGATTGCGTCGATGCCATCTTCCAGATTGTGGCTCGTGCTACCGAGTTCGGCATCGATGCAGACCGCATCATACTGGCGGGCTTTTCCGCCGGAGCCACCATTGCCCTGAGCAGCTGGATCGTTCTGCAGGAGCCTCATCGGTGGGATTACAAGCTGCCGGCTGCATCGCCTGACATTGCTGGCCTCGTCGTGTTTTACCCTACTTTGGACATTACCATCACGCGCCCGGAGAAGCGGCAGACGTGTACGAAGCCGGAGCTCACCCTGTCGCCTGGCCTGACGGACCTGATTGACGCCTCGTACGTATACCCGCCTGTGCCCCGGGAGCAACGCACCGACCCGAGGCTGTCGCCTGGCCTGATGCCGGACGAATTGCTCAAGAAGATGCCGCCAATTCACCTCTGCCTGTGCGAGTACGAcatgctgctcgccgagggcatTCGCTTCGCCAAGAGGCTACAGAGCCACGACATGCCCTTCTCAGTCCGCGTAGTGGAAGGCGAGGCTCATGGCTGGGACAAACCACCCCCAATGACCCCCAAGGAGAGCGTCAACGTTGAATacggcgaggcgacgcaggccatggcccgctGGCTCTGCCAAGATTGCGAGACGGACAGGGAGTCGTTGAACTCTATGAGGACCAAGAGGCCCCGCATACGGCGACCAAGATATCTGTCTTTCAGATCGAGAAGCGCGAGGTAG
- the DPS1 gene encoding Aspartate--tRNA ligase (COG:J~EggNog:ENOG503NUP6): protein MPSTADILASAFGLPRSRSRGSGSSRGSSPARPRRHSGDVPRSNAPAGLNLNTKDVAPAPAKATYTDGSLASSPTANTPTPSSPATPSSPSIPVQHLTRRHKTTSDASHRRSGSAFGSSRTALGPPPKMNDSGVELPQGSRRASPRTSMDLPRASTDKSLLSLDSGRSSMSADWPTHPYELNTIAELDRLPQGTEVNFRARIATQRQLSKALDFLLFRDQTHSVQGVLSREHVDMVKWVQKLAPESLVQVNGILKTPPEPIRSATHSGVEVSIQSIHLVGAAYNAPFTNYKPPESLRNRMNSRILDLRHPSNQALFRIRSVVARTFRDVLEKEGFVEINTPKLQPAATESGAAVFKVNYFGRNAFLAQSPQLAKQMSISADFGRVFEVGPVFRAENSNTHRHLTEYTGLDIEMAIEHDYHEVIYVLDDFLKSVFKNVYAMPEVKEVQKRWPSGEFKYLDETLVLDFREGIRMLREDGRDVEEEDLSTPDEMRLGQLVREKYNTDYYILDKFPASARPFYTHKDPEDPNWTRSFDIFIRGQEICSGGQRINDPHELRQNMLDAGMSEEGMEDYMAAFDLGAPPHAGAGLGLERIVAWMLELGDVRYASLFHRDPKSLPERSPGLAHPEADTTKPQAAGAPPPIEKLIANYGDASNTSWLDERFEIWRHPTGAAVGFVRQEKFAMVTGDPLCDRSQYKDVCSAFVKFVLTELRLTPVWMLVSYEVQKILAQQLGWRTLSCTEEQRVDTNKHHNTTGGPKARRVEREGVKVHEVKGDDDFISRANPAIEEWKASRKGKQIHLTEVRPWVDMEHRRYFAAEKDGKVQALVVLAKLSAKHGWQVKWALDFPGSVNGAIEVLIEYTLSSVTGQVTFGVGVSEKLTPGEHLHGIRARFLATTYNSIVESLGLRRKAGFRSKFGALGEEVYICYPKHGVGLRDLNQIIKFFQD from the coding sequence ATGCCGTCCACCGCCGACATCCTCGCCTCAGCCTTTGGCCTGccccgctcccgctcccggggcagcggcagcagcaggggcagcagcccggccaggccCCGTCGTCATAGTGGCGACGTGCCTCGCAGCAACGCCCCCGCGGGCCTCAACCTCAACACCAAGGACGTCGCCCCAGCCCCGGCCAAGGCCACTTACACCGatggctcgctcgcttcgtcgcccacggccaacactccgacgccctcgagccccgcgactccctcctcgcccagcatCCCTGTGCAGCATCTTACCCGCCGTCACAAGACCACCTCGGACGCCAGTCATCgtcgcagcggcagcgcctttGGCAGCAGTAGGACCGCCCTCGGCCCGCCTCCCAAGATGAATGACAgtggcgtcgagcttcccCAGGGCTCCCGCAGGGCCTCTCCGCGCACCAGCATGGATCTGCCGCGCGCCAGCACGGACAAGTCGCTTCTCTCGCTCGACAGCGGCCGCTCCAGCATGAGCGCCGACTGGCCGACGCACCCCTACGAGCTCAATaccatcgccgagctcgaccgcTTGCCCCAAGGCACCGAGGTCAACTTCCGCGCTCGCATCGCCACCCAGCGCCAGCTGTCCAAGGCACTCGAtttcctcctcttccgcgACCAAACGCACTCTGTCCAAGGCGTGCTTTCCCGGGAGCACGTGGACATGGTCAAGTGGGTGCAAAAGCTGGCTCCAGAGTCTCTTGTTCAGGTCAATGGCATCCTGAAGACGCCACCGGAGCCCATTCGCTCTGCCACCCACTCCGGAGTCGAAGTCAGCATCCAGTCTAtccacctcgtcggcgccgcgtACAATGCGCCCTTCACCAACTACAAGCCCCCGGAGTCTCTGCGCAATCGCATGAACTCGCGCATCCTCGACCTGCGCCACCCTTCGAACCAGGCCCTGTTCCGCATTCGCTCCGTCGTAGCCCGCACATTCCGCGATGTGCTTGAGAAGGAGGGCTTCGTCGAGATCAACACCCCGAAGCTCCAGCCTGCCGCGACCGAgagtggcgccgccgtcttcaagGTCAACTATTTTGGTCGCAATGCCTTCCTCGCCCAGAGCCCCCAGCTGGCCAAGCAAATGTCCATTTCAGCCGACTTTGGTCGCGTCTTCGAAGTTGGGCCCGTCTTCCGCGCCGAAAATTCCAACACGCATCGCCACTTGACCGAATACACGGGCCTCGATATTGAGATGGCTATTGAGCACGATTACCACGAAGTCATTtacgtcctcgacgacttccTCAAGTCTGTCTTCAAGAACGTCTACGCCATGcccgaggtcaaggaggtGCAGAAGCGCTGGCCGAGCGGCGAGTTCAAGTATCTCGACGAgaccctcgtcctcgacttCCGCGAGGGCATTCGCATGCTGCGCGAGGATGGGCGCGATGTCGAAGAGGAGGATCTCTCCACCCCTGATGAgatgcgcctcggccagctcgtccGGGAAAAATACAACACCGATTACTATATCCTCGACAAGTTCCCCGCCAGCGCTCGCCCCTTTTACACTCACAAGGACCCCGAAGACCCCAACTGGACACGCTCCTTCGACATCTTCATCCGCGGTCAGGAGATTTGCTCCGGTGGCCAGCGCATCAACGACCCCCACGAGCTGCGCCAAAAcatgctcgacgccggcatGTCCGAGGAGGGCATGGAGGACTACATGGCCGCCTTCGATCTGGGCGCGCCCCCgcacgccggtgccggcTTAGGCCTGGAACGAATCGTTGCGTGgatgctcgagctcggcgatgtGCGATACGCCTCGCTCTTCCACCGAGATCCCAAGTCGCTTCCTGAGCGATCTCCTGGCCTGGCTCATCCTGAGGCGGACACCACCAAGCCCCAGGCTGCCGGTGCCCCCCCGCCGATCGAGAAGCTCATTGCCAACTATGGCGATGCCTCCAACACATCTTGGTTGGACGAGCGCTTCGAGATTTGGCGCCACCccacgggcgccgccgtcggcttcgtcaGGCAAGAGAAGTTTGCCATGGTCACTGGCGACCCCTTGTGCGACCGGTCGCAATACAAGGACGTGTGCTCCGCTTTCGTCAAGTTTGTCCTCACCGAGCTGCGCCTCACGCCCGTTTGGATGCTTGTTTCGTACGAGGTCCAGAAGATTCTCGCACAGCAGTTGGGCTGGCGCACGTTGTCCTGCACCGAGGAGCAACGCGTCGACACCAACAAGCATCACAACACGACGGGTGGCCCGAAGGCCaggcgcgtcgagcgcgagggaGTCAAGGTGCACGAGgtcaagggcgacgacgacttcatcAGCCGCGCCAACCCGGCCATTGAGGAATGGAAGGCGAGCCGCAAGGGCAAGCAGATTCACTTGACCGAGGTGAGGCCCTGGGTCGACATGGAGCACCGACGGTACTTTGCTGCCGAAAAGGATGGCAAGGTACAGGCCCTCGTGGTGCTGGCCAAGCTGTCTGCCAAGCACGGCTGGCAGGTCAAATGGGCGCTCGACTTCCCCGGCTCCGTCAACGGCGCCATCGAGGTGCTCATCGAGTACACGCTCTCGAGCGTGACGGGCCAGGTGACGTTTGGTGTCGGTGTTTCAGAGAAGCTGACCCCCGGAGAGCATCTCCACGGCATCCGCGCCCGCTTCCTGGCGACAACGTACAACTCGATTGTCGAGAGCCTGGGCTTGCGCCGCAAGGCCGGTTTCCGCAGCAAAttcggcgccctcggcgaggaagtcTACATTTGCTACCCgaagcacggcgtcggcctaCGCGACCTGAACCAAATCATCAAGTTCTTCCAGGACTGA